Proteins from one Streptomyces sp. NBC_00289 genomic window:
- a CDS encoding cell division initiation protein translates to MDVQKKLDEIVTMVSGARAMPMSASCVVNRAELLSMLEELREALPGSLAQAQELIGGREQMVEQARQEAERIIEHAHAQRGSLISDTEVARRSQAEGDRILAEARKEAEDVRAEADDYVDSKLANFEVVLTKTLGSVGRGREKLLGTGPGVDEQGYEDEDAPERSHDPETLRRNADEYVDVKLGAFEAVLAKTLDAVGRGRQTLHGRIASDELGSLADDPTTVQHSSDADYLADLAAMTDTPAEQPRQQDYTQQPQPAYGYQQQPDPYAGGYPQQDYAQQTDPYGYQQQPDPYGYQGYDAQQAPAGYDHNAVQHQQQDYAQQQPHALDETSLFDTGMISAEQLRAYEQGRGNG, encoded by the coding sequence GTGGACGTGCAGAAGAAGCTCGACGAGATCGTCACGATGGTCTCCGGCGCCCGGGCCATGCCCATGTCGGCCTCGTGCGTGGTCAACCGCGCCGAACTGCTGTCGATGCTGGAGGAGCTGCGCGAGGCGCTGCCCGGCTCCCTCGCGCAGGCGCAGGAGCTGATCGGCGGCCGCGAGCAGATGGTCGAGCAGGCCCGCCAGGAGGCCGAGCGGATCATCGAGCACGCGCACGCCCAGCGTGGCTCCCTGATCTCCGACACCGAGGTCGCCCGCCGCTCACAGGCCGAGGGCGACCGCATCCTGGCCGAGGCCCGCAAGGAGGCCGAGGACGTCCGCGCGGAGGCCGACGACTACGTCGACTCCAAGCTCGCCAACTTCGAGGTCGTCCTCACCAAGACCCTCGGCTCGGTCGGCCGCGGCCGCGAGAAGCTCCTCGGCACCGGACCGGGCGTCGACGAGCAGGGCTACGAGGACGAGGACGCCCCCGAGCGCAGCCACGACCCCGAGACCCTGCGCCGCAACGCCGACGAGTACGTCGACGTCAAGCTCGGCGCCTTCGAGGCGGTCCTCGCCAAGACCCTGGACGCCGTCGGACGCGGCCGGCAGACCCTGCACGGCCGGATCGCCTCGGACGAGCTCGGCTCCCTCGCCGACGACCCCACGACCGTCCAGCACTCCAGCGACGCCGACTACCTGGCCGACCTCGCCGCCATGACCGACACCCCGGCCGAACAGCCCCGGCAGCAGGACTACACCCAGCAGCCACAGCCCGCGTACGGCTACCAGCAGCAGCCCGATCCCTACGCGGGCGGCTACCCGCAGCAGGACTACGCCCAGCAGACCGACCCGTACGGCTACCAGCAGCAGCCCGACCCGTACGGCTATCAGGGCTACGACGCCCAGCAGGCGCCCGCCGGGTACGACCACAACGCCGTACAGCACCAGCAGCAGGACTACGCTCAGCAGCAGCCGCACGCTCTCGACGAGACCAGCCTCTTCGACACCGGCATGATCAGCGCCGAGCAGCTGCGGGCGTACGAGCAGGGGCGCGGCAACGGCTGA
- the coaD gene encoding pantetheine-phosphate adenylyltransferase, whose translation MRRAVCPGSFDPITNGHLDIIGRASRLYDEVYVAVMINQSKKGLFEIDERIDLIRRVTAEYGNVVVESFHGLLVDFCKQRDIPAIVKGLRAVSDFDYELQMAQMNNGLSGVETLFVPTNPTYSFLSSSLVKEVATWGGDVSHLVPAEVLEALAGRLGDK comes from the coding sequence TTGCGCCGCGCCGTCTGTCCCGGGTCGTTCGACCCGATCACCAACGGACACCTCGACATCATTGGCCGCGCCTCGCGTCTGTACGACGAGGTCTACGTCGCCGTGATGATCAACCAGTCCAAGAAGGGCCTGTTCGAGATCGACGAGCGGATCGACCTGATCCGCCGGGTCACCGCCGAGTACGGCAACGTCGTCGTCGAGTCCTTCCACGGCCTGCTCGTCGACTTCTGCAAGCAGCGTGACATCCCTGCCATCGTCAAGGGCCTGCGCGCGGTCAGCGACTTCGACTACGAGCTGCAGATGGCCCAGATGAACAACGGCCTCTCGGGCGTGGAAACGCTCTTCGTGCCCACCAACCCGACCTACAGCTTCCTGTCGTCCTCGCTGGTCAAGGAGGTCGCCACCTGGGGCGGTGACGTCTCCCATCTGGTGCCCGCCGAGGTCCTGGAGGCCCTCGCCGGACGCCTCGGCGACAAGTGA
- a CDS encoding MerR family transcriptional regulator: MTVTVAAAERLIRIGEVARGAGVSVRAVRYYEQQGLLIPERSPSGQRLYRQDAIALVRFFQQMFAAGLTSRRITELLPCWDAGHTDAQQRAMLRAERERIQAKIDDLQAALDQLDEVIAITDTHP, from the coding sequence ATGACTGTCACAGTGGCCGCAGCCGAGCGGTTGATCCGCATCGGCGAGGTGGCGCGAGGTGCCGGCGTCTCAGTGCGCGCCGTGCGCTACTACGAGCAGCAAGGGCTGCTCATCCCGGAGCGCAGCCCGTCCGGCCAGCGCCTGTACCGGCAGGACGCCATCGCCCTGGTCCGCTTCTTCCAGCAGATGTTCGCGGCCGGCCTCACCAGCCGAAGGATCACCGAACTCCTGCCGTGCTGGGACGCCGGGCACACCGACGCCCAGCAACGAGCCATGCTGCGAGCCGAGCGTGAGCGCATCCAGGCCAAGATCGACGACCTGCAGGCCGCCCTGGACCAGCTCGACGAGGTCATCGCGATCACGGACACGCACCCGTAG
- the rsmD gene encoding 16S rRNA (guanine(966)-N(2))-methyltransferase RsmD, giving the protein MTRVIAGVAGGRRLSVPPGNGTRPTSDRAREGLFSTWQSLLGGPLDGERVLDLYAGSGAVGLEALSRGAGHTLLVEADARAVRTVRENVKSLGLPGAEVRAGKARQIIQEPPPQPYDLVFLDPPYAVTDDDLREILLTLRTEGWLVAGALVTVERSTRGGEFRWPVGFDAIRARRYGEGTFWYGRAASTCEDAR; this is encoded by the coding sequence ATGACCCGCGTGATCGCCGGCGTGGCCGGCGGACGCCGCCTGTCCGTCCCGCCGGGCAACGGCACCCGCCCCACCTCCGACCGCGCACGCGAGGGCCTCTTCTCCACCTGGCAGTCCCTGCTCGGTGGCCCGCTGGACGGCGAGCGGGTTCTGGACCTGTACGCGGGCTCGGGCGCCGTCGGCCTGGAGGCGCTGTCCCGCGGCGCCGGGCACACCCTGCTCGTCGAGGCCGACGCCAGAGCCGTGCGCACCGTCCGGGAGAACGTGAAAAGCCTCGGTCTGCCCGGCGCCGAGGTCAGGGCGGGCAAGGCCCGGCAGATCATCCAGGAGCCGCCGCCACAGCCGTACGACCTCGTTTTCCTCGATCCCCCGTACGCCGTCACGGACGACGATCTTCGGGAGATTCTGCTCACACTCCGCACGGAGGGCTGGCTCGTGGCGGGAGCGCTCGTCACCGTGGAGCGGAGCACCAGAGGCGGCGAATTCCGCTGGCCGGTCGGTTTCGACGCGATCAGGGCCCGTCGCTACGGCGAGGGAACGTTTTGGTACGGTCGCGCCGCCTCTACGTGCGAAGACGCACGATGA
- a CDS encoding SDR family oxidoreductase, whose amino-acid sequence MDINNSVALVTGANRGLGRAFAQRLLERGARKVYATARRPETVDLPGVEVLPLDIADPASVRAAAEAAPDVSLLINNAGINTGTDLVTGSLDAVRHELETNMFGHLGMIREYAPALARNGGGAIVNVLSAMSWFGGKGANAYHLTKAAAWAMTNGVRLELAEQGTLVTAVHLGLADTDMAAGWPVDKIAPSDLADAALDGVEAGCAEVLADQWSRDVKSRLPLTPEEFNAAMDRALAALMAA is encoded by the coding sequence ATGGATATCAACAACTCCGTCGCCCTTGTCACCGGAGCCAACCGCGGCCTGGGCCGCGCCTTCGCCCAGCGCCTGCTCGAACGGGGCGCCCGTAAGGTCTACGCGACGGCCCGCCGACCGGAGACCGTGGACCTGCCCGGGGTCGAGGTGCTGCCCCTCGACATCGCCGATCCCGCATCCGTGAGGGCCGCCGCCGAGGCCGCCCCGGACGTCTCGCTCCTCATCAACAACGCGGGAATCAATACGGGGACCGACCTGGTGACCGGTTCGCTGGACGCGGTGCGGCACGAGCTGGAGACCAACATGTTCGGCCACCTGGGAATGATCCGGGAGTACGCGCCGGCGCTCGCCAGGAACGGCGGGGGCGCGATCGTCAACGTCCTCTCCGCCATGTCGTGGTTCGGCGGCAAGGGCGCCAATGCCTACCACCTGACCAAGGCCGCCGCCTGGGCCATGACCAACGGCGTCCGCCTGGAGCTCGCCGAGCAGGGCACGCTCGTCACAGCGGTACACCTCGGCCTGGCCGACACCGACATGGCGGCGGGCTGGCCCGTGGACAAGATCGCTCCGTCGGATCTGGCCGACGCGGCGCTCGACGGTGTTGAGGCGGGCTGCGCCGAGGTCCTCGCCGACCAGTGGAGTCGGGACGTCAAGTCCCGTCTGCCGCTGACGCCGGAAGAGTTCAACGCCGCAATGGACCGCGCCCTGGCGGCCCTGATGGCGGCCTGA
- the rpmF gene encoding 50S ribosomal protein L32, whose translation MAVPKRKMSRSNTRHRRSQWKAAVPTLVACERCHEPKLQHIACPSCGTYNKRQVLEV comes from the coding sequence GTGGCTGTTCCGAAGCGGAAGATGTCGCGCAGCAACACGCGCCACCGCCGGTCGCAGTGGAAGGCTGCGGTCCCCACCCTGGTTGCGTGTGAGCGCTGCCACGAGCCCAAGCTGCAGCACATTGCGTGCCCGTCTTGCGGCACCTATAACAAGCGCCAGGTTCTCGAGGTCTGA
- the mutM gene encoding bifunctional DNA-formamidopyrimidine glycosylase/DNA-(apurinic or apyrimidinic site) lyase, whose protein sequence is MPELPEVEVVRRGLERWVAHRTVIEAEVLHPRAVRRHLAGADDFTHRLKGHRIGTPSRRGKYLWLPLEDTHQAVLAHLGMSGQLLVQPQEAPDEKHLRIRVRFADDLHTELRFVDQRTFGGLSLHDTSPDGLPDVIAHIARDPLDPLFDDEAFHQALRRKRTTIKRALLDQSLISGVGNIYADEALWRARVHYERPTANFTRPRSAELLGHVRDVMNAALSVGGTSFDSLYVNVNGESGYFDRSLDAYGREGLPCRRCATPMRRRPWMNRSSYFCPRCQRAPRITQA, encoded by the coding sequence ATGCCCGAGTTGCCCGAGGTCGAGGTCGTCCGGCGCGGCCTGGAGCGGTGGGTGGCCCACCGGACCGTCATCGAGGCAGAGGTGCTGCACCCGCGCGCGGTACGCCGTCACCTCGCCGGCGCGGACGACTTCACCCACCGGCTCAAGGGCCACCGCATCGGCACCCCCAGCCGACGCGGCAAATACCTGTGGCTGCCCCTGGAGGACACCCACCAGGCCGTTCTCGCCCACCTCGGCATGAGCGGCCAGCTGCTGGTCCAGCCGCAGGAGGCACCCGACGAGAAGCACCTCCGGATCCGGGTGAGGTTCGCGGACGACCTGCACACGGAGCTGCGCTTCGTCGACCAACGCACCTTCGGTGGCCTCTCGTTGCACGACACCTCGCCGGACGGGCTGCCCGACGTCATCGCGCACATCGCCCGCGACCCCCTCGACCCGCTGTTCGACGACGAGGCCTTTCACCAGGCCCTGCGCCGCAAGCGCACGACGATCAAACGGGCTCTGCTGGACCAGTCGTTGATCAGCGGCGTCGGCAACATCTACGCGGACGAGGCGCTTTGGCGGGCCCGCGTCCACTACGAACGTCCGACCGCGAACTTCACCCGGCCGCGCTCGGCCGAACTCCTCGGCCACGTACGTGACGTGATGAACGCGGCGCTCTCCGTGGGCGGCACCAGCTTCGACAGCCTGTACGTCAACGTCAACGGCGAGTCCGGCTACTTCGACCGGTCGCTCGACGCGTACGGGCGGGAGGGCCTGCCGTGCCGGCGCTGTGCCACGCCGATGCGCCGGCGTCCCTGGATGAACCGGTCCAGCTATTTCTGCCCGCGCTGCCAGCGGGCACCGCGCATCACGCAGGCCTAG
- a CDS encoding winged helix-turn-helix transcriptional regulator has product MNITQEATEVRDLPYDVFARACPSRGTLEHVTGRWGALTLGALHEGSLRFNELRRRVDGVSEKMLSQTLHALERDGLVRRDAQPTNPPRVDYELTVLGRAVAERLITLIEFVEGRMDDVLEARRRYDETRQDGPSKPA; this is encoded by the coding sequence ATGAACATCACGCAGGAGGCCACGGAGGTGCGGGACCTGCCCTACGACGTGTTCGCCAGGGCCTGTCCTTCGCGCGGCACGCTCGAACACGTCACGGGCCGCTGGGGCGCACTCACGCTCGGCGCCCTGCACGAGGGCTCGCTCCGCTTCAACGAGTTGCGCCGTCGCGTCGACGGGGTGAGCGAGAAGATGCTGTCCCAGACGCTGCACGCGCTGGAGCGGGACGGCCTGGTACGCCGCGACGCCCAGCCCACGAATCCGCCCCGGGTGGACTACGAGCTGACCGTACTGGGCCGCGCGGTCGCCGAGCGCCTGATCACCCTCATCGAGTTCGTGGAGGGGCGCATGGACGACGTACTCGAAGCACGCCGACGCTACGACGAGACGCGCCAGGACGGACCTTCCAAGCCCGCGTGA
- a CDS encoding flavodoxin family protein, which translates to MTTPVVSIAYHSGHGHTAVLAEAVRAGAADAGAEAHLIDVAGITDEQWAALDGSDAIVFGSPTYMGTASGAFHVFAEASSKRWFGQDWKDKLAAGFTNSGSKSGDKLHTLQFFQILAGQHGMHWVNLGLHPGWNNSAGSENDLNRLGVFAGAAAQSNVDEGPEAVHKADLATAEHLGRRVAETAKVFLRGSAAA; encoded by the coding sequence GTGACCACCCCCGTTGTCTCCATCGCCTACCACTCCGGCCACGGCCACACCGCCGTCCTCGCCGAGGCCGTCCGTGCCGGGGCCGCCGACGCGGGCGCCGAAGCGCACCTGATCGACGTCGCCGGCATCACCGACGAGCAGTGGGCCGCCCTCGACGGCTCCGACGCGATCGTCTTCGGCTCGCCGACCTACATGGGCACCGCTTCCGGGGCCTTCCACGTGTTCGCGGAGGCGTCCTCGAAGCGCTGGTTCGGGCAGGACTGGAAGGACAAGCTGGCCGCGGGTTTCACCAACTCGGGCTCCAAGAGCGGCGACAAGCTGCACACCCTGCAGTTCTTCCAGATCCTCGCCGGGCAGCACGGCATGCACTGGGTCAACCTGGGTCTGCACCCGGGCTGGAACAACAGCGCCGGCTCCGAGAACGACCTCAACCGCCTCGGCGTCTTCGCGGGCGCCGCCGCGCAGAGCAACGTCGACGAGGGCCCGGAGGCCGTCCACAAGGCGGATCTGGCGACGGCGGAGCACCTCGGACGCCGGGTCGCCGAGACGGCGAAGGTCTTCCTGCGGGGCAGCGCGGCGGCCTGA
- a CDS encoding DUF177 domain-containing protein has translation MALNARLDHRKPLVFDTHELGRRPGAQQRLTREIDAPKDLGIQGVIGVPEGATVKLDLRLESVMEGVLVTGTVRAQAEGECVRCLEPLELELEADFQEMFSYPDADDRGRVKAEPADDAEEDEDMLFLEDGLFDLEPVLRDAVVLALPMQPVCREDCPGLCSECGARLADDPTHHHDAVDIRWAALQGLAGSLGDGEKDEMSGGALPSAHADEKQEK, from the coding sequence ATGGCCCTGAACGCCCGCCTCGACCATCGCAAGCCTCTCGTGTTCGACACACACGAGCTGGGGCGGCGTCCTGGTGCGCAGCAGCGTCTGACCCGCGAGATCGACGCTCCCAAGGATCTCGGGATCCAGGGAGTCATCGGAGTGCCGGAAGGCGCCACGGTGAAGCTTGACCTCCGGCTCGAGTCGGTCATGGAAGGTGTGCTCGTCACAGGCACCGTCCGTGCACAGGCCGAGGGGGAGTGCGTAAGGTGTCTGGAGCCGCTCGAGCTGGAGCTCGAAGCGGACTTCCAGGAGATGTTCTCGTACCCTGACGCCGACGACCGGGGCCGTGTCAAAGCGGAACCGGCCGACGACGCCGAGGAAGACGAGGACATGCTCTTCCTCGAGGACGGTCTGTTCGACCTCGAGCCCGTGCTGCGTGATGCGGTGGTGCTCGCACTGCCGATGCAGCCGGTGTGCCGGGAAGACTGCCCGGGTCTGTGCTCCGAGTGCGGAGCGCGGCTCGCGGACGACCCGACTCACCACCACGACGCCGTCGACATCCGTTGGGCGGCACTGCAGGGACTCGCCGGTTCACTCGGAGACGGCGAGAAGGACGAGATGAGCGGCGGCGCGCTTCCATCAGCGCACGCCGACGAGAAGCAGGAGAAGTAG
- a CDS encoding acylphosphatase, producing MSEDVRLVAWVRGRVQGVGFRWFTRAKALEIGSVSGFALNLDDGRVQVVAEGPRRGCEGLLAWLQGSDTPGRVDGVTEIWDTPRGGYEGFAIR from the coding sequence ATGAGTGAGGATGTACGGCTGGTCGCCTGGGTGCGTGGACGCGTACAGGGCGTGGGTTTCCGCTGGTTCACCCGGGCCAAGGCCCTGGAGATCGGCAGCGTGAGTGGCTTTGCTCTCAATTTGGACGACGGACGGGTCCAGGTGGTCGCCGAAGGCCCCCGGCGGGGTTGCGAAGGTCTCCTCGCCTGGCTCCAGGGAAGCGACACGCCCGGCCGCGTCGACGGTGTCACCGAGATCTGGGACACACCACGCGGCGGCTACGAGGGCTTTGCCATCCGTTGA
- a CDS encoding CAP domain-containing protein, with translation MGRHRRSAAGRAATGRTTGVTQTRGSYTGSHDPLDSYNFDHVAEGSYVPGPRGAYADERGTMGIAPYLNAGGYTEPPAPDTEVYAEPYAVTDEVHAGASARSAAYLFATDDDYATVFPNDGFSPGGDRGRSHRRKRKGVTPVRTGLLGVSAAVALGTVAVATGAVPGLDSYKLGGNTNSGENVQAADSPTNSATEQGGTSGSAGSVDSGSGSRDDGSSTSRDAERTASPTPSVSASSAAPTKTPSKKPKTTPSKKPKTTPPAAATKVPGQNKAPATVSAEAQAGAEVLKLVNEERAKIGCSALSANSSLSELATDFSDAMAAQGFFDHTDPSGATPWDRAEKAGISGLGGENIARGQADAAAVMEAWMDSPGHKANILNCDFKTLGVGVHFGSGGPWWTQDFGY, from the coding sequence ATGGGACGCCACCGACGCTCCGCCGCCGGCCGCGCCGCCACGGGCCGCACCACGGGGGTCACGCAGACGCGAGGCTCGTACACAGGCAGCCACGATCCGCTGGACTCGTACAACTTCGACCACGTCGCGGAGGGCTCCTACGTCCCGGGGCCCCGGGGCGCGTACGCGGACGAACGCGGCACGATGGGCATCGCCCCCTATCTGAACGCCGGCGGATACACCGAGCCCCCCGCCCCGGACACCGAGGTGTACGCCGAGCCGTACGCCGTGACCGACGAGGTGCACGCGGGGGCCTCCGCCAGGAGCGCCGCCTACCTCTTCGCGACGGACGACGACTACGCCACGGTCTTCCCGAACGACGGCTTCTCGCCCGGCGGGGACCGCGGGCGGTCGCACCGCCGTAAGCGCAAGGGCGTGACGCCGGTCCGCACCGGCCTGCTCGGAGTCTCCGCCGCGGTGGCGCTCGGCACGGTCGCCGTCGCCACCGGCGCGGTGCCCGGGCTCGACAGCTACAAGCTCGGCGGGAACACCAACAGCGGCGAGAACGTGCAGGCCGCGGACTCGCCGACCAACAGCGCCACCGAGCAGGGCGGTACGTCCGGCAGCGCGGGCAGCGTCGACAGCGGCAGCGGCAGCCGCGACGACGGCTCGTCGACGAGCCGCGACGCCGAACGCACCGCCTCACCGACGCCGTCCGTCTCGGCCTCGTCGGCCGCGCCGACCAAGACGCCGTCGAAGAAGCCGAAGACGACCCCGAGCAAGAAGCCGAAGACGACGCCTCCGGCCGCGGCCACCAAGGTTCCCGGGCAGAACAAGGCCCCGGCGACGGTGTCGGCGGAGGCCCAGGCCGGCGCCGAGGTGCTCAAGCTGGTCAACGAGGAGCGGGCGAAGATCGGCTGCAGCGCGCTGTCCGCCAACAGCTCGCTGTCGGAGCTGGCCACGGACTTCAGCGACGCCATGGCCGCGCAGGGCTTCTTCGACCACACCGACCCGAGCGGGGCCACTCCCTGGGACCGGGCCGAGAAGGCCGGGATATCCGGGCTGGGCGGCGAGAACATAGCCCGGGGCCAGGCCGACGCGGCCGCGGTGATGGAAGCCTGGATGGACAGCCCGGGACACAAGGCCAACATACTGAACTGCGACTTCAAGACGCTGGGCGTCGGCGTGCACTTCGGGTCGGGTGGCCCGTGGTGGACACAGGACTTCGGATACTGA
- the rnc gene encoding ribonuclease III, whose protein sequence is MSDATAEADAKKKADNTASSHTLLEGRLGYKLESALLVRALTHRSYAYENGGLPTNERLEFLGDSVLGLVVTDTLYRTHPDLPEGQLAKLRAAVVNSRALAEVGRGLELGSFIRLGRGEEGTGGRDKASILADTLEAVIGAVYLDQGLEAAGELVHRLFDPLIEKSSNLGAGLDWKTSLQELTATEGLGVPEYLVTETGPDHEKTFTAAARVGGVSYGTGTGRSKKEAEQQAAESAWRSIRAAADERAKAAAEKAAEEDGESPSSVSA, encoded by the coding sequence ATGTCTGACGCCACGGCGGAAGCCGACGCCAAGAAAAAGGCGGACAACACAGCCTCGTCCCACACGCTTCTGGAAGGGCGGCTCGGCTACAAGCTCGAGTCCGCCCTTCTGGTGCGTGCGCTGACCCACCGCTCGTACGCGTACGAGAACGGCGGTCTGCCCACCAACGAGCGCCTGGAGTTCCTCGGGGACTCCGTGCTCGGCCTCGTGGTGACGGACACGCTGTATCGCACCCACCCCGACCTGCCCGAAGGCCAGCTGGCCAAGTTGCGGGCCGCGGTGGTCAACTCGCGTGCGCTGGCGGAGGTCGGTCGCGGCCTCGAACTCGGCTCCTTCATCCGGCTCGGCCGGGGCGAAGAGGGCACGGGTGGCCGGGACAAGGCGTCCATCCTCGCCGACACCCTGGAAGCGGTGATCGGCGCGGTCTATCTCGACCAGGGCCTGGAAGCGGCGGGCGAACTCGTCCACCGTCTCTTCGACCCCCTGATCGAGAAGTCCTCGAACCTCGGAGCCGGCCTGGACTGGAAGACCAGTCTCCAGGAGCTCACCGCGACCGAAGGACTCGGTGTGCCCGAGTACCTGGTCACGGAGACCGGCCCCGACCACGAGAAGACCTTCACTGCTGCCGCCCGCGTCGGAGGCGTCTCGTACGGCACCGGCACCGGCCGCAGCAAGAAGGAGGCGGAGCAGCAGGCCGCGGAATCCGCGTGGCGGTCCATTCGGGCCGCGGCGGACGAGCGAGCCAAGGCGGCGGCCGAGAAGGCCGCCGAGGAGGACGGCGAAAGCCCGTCGTCCGTCTCCGCCTGA